From one Rhodovulum sp. ES.010 genomic stretch:
- a CDS encoding FAD-dependent oxidoreductase gives MTHVAYGVWDGVVYNGRTPGMQAPDDLLRNFHEFDDGNRIRAFFGDRGFFVFDESVSLVDALYRYMAKAAAQSCGVCTPCRMGTVLVRDALDDMRRGLDPTLGLDEIETLATQMRETSLCGLGQTCAVALLDAVRSFGPRLKEETAPHRPIKAQHGMTYVTAPCIEACPSKINVPRYIDYVRDGKPENSLGVLLQKYPMAATCGRVCVRYCEQACRRKFVDEAVGIKTLKRYVADQQSGPHALKFTRDMIRKPLDPDMRVAVVGAGPAGISCAYHLLLRGYHVDVFEKSDQAGGMAQIGIPSYRLPKDTLAMETDIIVDLGGRFLFGQQLGRDFSIAELFTRGYKAVFLGLGCQAGSQLGVAGEDVARAGYFSGIDFLLKVHDHVDGTQPLALSGEVVVVGGGNVAMDCVRSAIRLGAEKVHVVYRRTLEDMPADPKEIEDAEEEGVVFHTLTNPTRILTENGRVTGVVVARMEQTEPDESGRRKVRPVPGSEVMMPCEAIIAAIGQQVEDGSVIEEDGVALDRWRCVAADTALATSRLGVFAGGDCVTGPSTLIWAMADGLKAARNIDDWVQRGSVRFYKRARMRRLIADNEFLANDVVETPVRNAYRVHNPELDPDLRKHMFEEVEQTISAKAAYAEAQRCMRCYRVYTVVTRHPIPEGAI, from the coding sequence ATGACGCATGTGGCATACGGGGTCTGGGACGGGGTTGTCTATAACGGGCGCACGCCCGGCATGCAGGCTCCCGATGACCTGCTGCGAAACTTCCACGAGTTCGACGACGGCAACAGGATCCGCGCCTTTTTCGGGGACCGGGGTTTTTTCGTGTTCGACGAGTCCGTGAGCCTCGTGGACGCGCTCTACCGCTACATGGCCAAGGCGGCCGCGCAATCGTGCGGCGTCTGCACGCCGTGCCGGATGGGCACGGTGCTGGTGCGCGACGCGCTGGACGACATGCGGCGCGGGCTGGACCCCACGCTTGGCTTGGACGAGATAGAGACGCTGGCCACGCAGATGCGCGAGACCTCGCTATGCGGCCTGGGGCAGACCTGCGCCGTAGCGCTTCTGGACGCGGTGCGAAGCTTTGGTCCCCGGCTAAAGGAGGAAACCGCGCCGCACCGGCCGATCAAGGCCCAACATGGCATGACCTATGTCACGGCGCCCTGCATCGAGGCCTGCCCGTCGAAGATCAACGTGCCGCGCTACATCGATTACGTGCGCGACGGCAAGCCGGAGAACTCGCTGGGCGTTCTGCTTCAGAAATACCCGATGGCGGCCACCTGTGGCCGGGTCTGCGTGCGCTATTGCGAACAGGCCTGCCGGCGCAAGTTCGTGGACGAGGCGGTCGGCATCAAGACGCTGAAACGCTACGTCGCCGACCAGCAATCGGGCCCGCACGCGCTGAAATTCACCCGCGACATGATCCGCAAGCCGTTGGACCCCGACATGCGCGTGGCGGTGGTCGGCGCGGGGCCTGCGGGCATTTCCTGCGCCTATCACCTGCTCTTGCGCGGCTACCATGTCGACGTGTTCGAGAAATCCGACCAGGCCGGCGGCATGGCGCAGATCGGCATCCCCAGCTACCGGCTGCCCAAGGACACGCTGGCGATGGAAACCGATATCATTGTCGATCTCGGAGGGCGGTTCCTGTTCGGCCAGCAGCTGGGCCGGGACTTCTCGATCGCCGAGTTGTTCACGCGCGGCTACAAGGCGGTGTTCCTCGGGCTCGGCTGCCAGGCGGGCTCGCAGCTGGGCGTCGCGGGCGAGGACGTCGCGCGAGCGGGCTATTTCAGCGGCATCGACTTCCTGCTGAAGGTGCACGACCATGTCGACGGCACCCAGCCGCTCGCGCTCTCGGGCGAGGTGGTGGTGGTCGGCGGCGGCAATGTCGCGATGGATTGCGTCCGCTCCGCGATCCGGCTGGGGGCCGAGAAGGTGCATGTCGTCTACCGCCGCACGCTCGAGGACATGCCCGCCGACCCGAAGGAAATCGAGGATGCCGAGGAAGAGGGCGTGGTGTTCCACACCCTGACCAACCCGACCCGCATCCTGACCGAGAACGGCCGCGTTACCGGCGTCGTGGTCGCGCGCATGGAACAGACCGAGCCCGACGAAAGCGGCCGGCGCAAGGTGCGCCCCGTCCCGGGCAGCGAGGTCATGATGCCCTGCGAGGCGATCATCGCCGCGATCGGCCAGCAGGTCGAGGACGGCTCGGTGATCGAGGAGGACGGCGTCGCGCTCGACCGCTGGCGCTGCGTGGCCGCCGACACCGCGCTGGCGACCTCGCGGCTCGGCGTCTTTGCCGGCGGCGACTGCGTGACCGGGCCCTCGACGCTGATCTGGGCGATGGCCGACGGGCTGAAGGCCGCGCGAAATATCGACGACTGGGTGCAGCGCGGCTCGGTCCGGTTCTACAAGCGCGCGCGGATGCGCAGGCTGATCGCCGACAACGAGTTCCTCGCCAACGACGTGGTCGAGACGCCGGTCCGGAACGCCTATCGTGTGCACAACCCCGAGCTCGACCCAGACCTGCGCAAGCACATGTTCGAGGAGGTCGAACAGACGATCAGCGCCAAGGCGGCCTACGCCGAGGCGCAGCGCTGCATGCGCTGCTACCGCGTCTATACGGTCGTCACCCGGCACCCGATCCCGGAAGGAGCAATCTGA
- a CDS encoding iron ABC transporter permease — translation MRYRLLIGALAALVAALFVGSLLVGPAGLAPGESLAALVTGRGDAAALVMREIRLPRAILAVLVGASLGLSGAALQGYLRNPLAEPGLIGVSSSAALGAVLALQTGLAAAHALALPGAALLGALIAVGLLLLLAGPRGGAFTLILAGIALSALAAALTSLVLNLSPNPYAAADIVFWMMGSLADRSFTHVWLALPLTLAGWALLAGLGRGLDALTLGEDAAEALGVRLARLRLALVLGVAACVGAGVAVAGAIGFVGLVVPHLLRPLVGARPGRLLFASALGGAALLLASDLAVRLLVPERDLKLGVLTAIVGAPLFFHLIYKTRREVGA, via the coding sequence GTGAGGTATCGGCTGCTGATAGGCGCGCTTGCAGCACTGGTTGCGGCGCTGTTCGTCGGCTCTCTTCTGGTTGGCCCTGCAGGACTTGCGCCAGGTGAAAGTCTTGCCGCGCTCGTCACCGGCCGGGGTGACGCGGCCGCCTTGGTGATGCGCGAGATCCGGCTGCCGCGGGCGATCCTCGCGGTGCTGGTCGGGGCAAGCCTCGGTCTGTCGGGTGCCGCGCTCCAGGGGTATCTTCGAAACCCCTTGGCAGAGCCGGGACTTATCGGCGTGTCTTCGAGTGCAGCGCTAGGCGCGGTGCTCGCCTTGCAGACCGGGCTTGCGGCGGCCCATGCACTGGCGCTGCCGGGCGCGGCGCTGCTGGGCGCGCTGATCGCGGTGGGGCTCTTGCTGCTGCTCGCGGGGCCGCGCGGCGGCGCGTTCACCCTGATCCTGGCGGGGATCGCCCTGTCGGCGCTGGCCGCGGCGCTCACGTCGCTGGTGCTGAACCTGTCGCCCAACCCGTATGCCGCTGCCGATATCGTGTTCTGGATGATGGGCTCGCTCGCCGACCGGTCTTTCACGCATGTCTGGCTCGCACTGCCGCTGACGCTCGCCGGGTGGGCGCTGCTGGCGGGGCTGGGGCGCGGGCTCGACGCGCTGACGCTGGGCGAGGACGCGGCCGAGGCGCTTGGCGTGCGGCTGGCGCGGTTGCGCCTCGCGCTGGTGCTTGGAGTGGCGGCCTGCGTGGGGGCGGGCGTGGCGGTGGCGGGTGCCATTGGCTTCGTCGGCCTGGTGGTGCCGCACCTGTTGCGCCCGCTGGTCGGGGCGCGGCCCGGCCGTCTGCTCTTCGCCTCGGCGCTGGGGGGCGCGGCGTTGCTACTGGCCTCGGACCTGGCCGTGCGGCTGCTGGTGCCCGAGCGTGATCTCAAGCTCGGGGTGCTGACAGCCATCGTGGGGGCGCCGCTCTTCTTCCACCTGATCTACAAGACCCGGCGGGAGGTGGGCGCATGA
- a CDS encoding ABC transporter permease has product MVLLALWEWGHRAYGPLVLPGLDDTALALLRLVEDGRVGPALAETAGNAGVGWAAGALAGLAAGTLAGLRDAVQRALQPVAVVFLGIPAIAWVVMALLWFGGRWAVVFTVAVATGPLVFAAAVEGVRSLDGALLRMARAFRVPVTAQLVHLHAPHMLSHLFPAFATTLAMSWKVSVMAELLAGAGGIGDGLARARAHVDTAEIMAWVVVVVGVLVVVDLALLQPLQRRMWFWRDDGRSVGR; this is encoded by the coding sequence ATGGTTCTTCTGGCGCTATGGGAGTGGGGTCACCGAGCCTACGGGCCGCTGGTGCTGCCCGGTCTTGACGACACGGCACTGGCGCTCCTGCGTCTGGTCGAGGACGGACGCGTCGGCCCGGCCTTGGCCGAAACCGCCGGGAATGCCGGCGTGGGCTGGGCCGCCGGCGCCCTCGCGGGTCTGGCGGCGGGCACGCTTGCCGGCCTGCGTGACGCGGTCCAGCGCGCGTTGCAGCCGGTGGCGGTCGTCTTCCTCGGCATCCCCGCGATCGCCTGGGTGGTTATGGCGCTGTTGTGGTTCGGCGGGCGCTGGGCGGTAGTCTTCACCGTCGCTGTCGCGACCGGGCCGCTGGTCTTCGCCGCCGCAGTCGAGGGCGTGCGCAGCCTCGACGGCGCGCTTTTGCGCATGGCGCGCGCGTTCCGCGTGCCCGTGACGGCCCAACTGGTCCACCTTCATGCGCCCCACATGCTGAGCCACCTGTTCCCCGCCTTCGCGACCACGCTCGCAATGTCGTGGAAGGTCTCGGTCATGGCCGAACTTCTCGCCGGGGCGGGCGGCATCGGCGACGGCCTGGCGCGGGCGCGGGCGCATGTCGACACCGCCGAGATCATGGCCTGGGTCGTCGTCGTGGTGGGCGTTCTGGTGGTTGTCGATCTCGCCCTGCTCCAACCCTTGCAGCGGCGGATGTGGTTCTGGCGTGACGACGGGCGGAGCGTCGGGCGATGA
- the ggt gene encoding gamma-glutamyltransferase, producing the protein MHKCVLALLVALMLGLPAVAQQAADTVAPEAAAETPAAFAGLSPDAASAWEAKQSGRPTQARDWMVAAANPLAVEAGARVLRAGGSAADAMVAVQAVLGLVEPQSSGLGGGAFLVWYDAQTGTVTTLDGRETAPLAATPRLFQTADGEPLAFFDAVVGGRSVGTPGTPMLLEEAHRRWGRANWAGLFDDAIRLAEAGFKVSPRLADLVAADADRLRLFPATESYFFPDGGPPTAGETLTNPAYADTLRRLAQDGSRAVYTGAVAEDIVAAVRGAEGNPGVLSTIDLALYRVKERPAVCVEYRAHDVCGMGPPSSGGLTVGQILGLLEQYDLSALGPDNPESWRLVGDAARLAFADRGRYMADSDFVPVPVEGLVDPAYLASRARLLAGDDALPEVAPGTPEWDHARAWADDASIEFPSTSHISIVDADGNALSMTTTIENGFGSRLFVRGFLLNNELTDFSFRSHADGLPIANRVAPGKRPRSSMAPTIVLRDGAPVLVIGSPGGSRIIGYVAQAIIAHLDWDMNLQEAVAMPHLVNRFGTYDLEAGTTASNLAPALARLGYETHLRDLNSGLHAIAVGSILQGGADPRREGIALGD; encoded by the coding sequence ATGCACAAATGCGTTCTCGCGCTGCTCGTCGCCCTGATGCTGGGCTTGCCCGCCGTGGCCCAGCAGGCGGCCGACACCGTCGCGCCGGAGGCCGCCGCCGAGACGCCGGCGGCATTCGCCGGTCTGTCGCCCGACGCCGCGTCGGCATGGGAGGCGAAGCAGTCAGGCCGCCCCACGCAGGCACGGGACTGGATGGTCGCGGCGGCCAACCCCCTTGCCGTCGAGGCCGGGGCACGCGTCCTGCGCGCCGGCGGCAGCGCGGCCGATGCCATGGTGGCGGTGCAGGCCGTCCTGGGGCTTGTGGAGCCGCAATCCTCGGGTCTGGGCGGCGGGGCATTTCTCGTCTGGTACGACGCCCAAACCGGCACCGTCACCACGCTGGACGGCCGCGAAACCGCCCCGCTCGCGGCGACCCCGCGCCTGTTCCAGACCGCGGACGGGGAGCCGCTGGCCTTCTTCGACGCCGTGGTAGGCGGGCGCTCGGTCGGCACCCCGGGCACGCCGATGCTGCTGGAGGAGGCGCATCGCCGCTGGGGGCGGGCCAACTGGGCGGGGCTTTTCGACGACGCCATCCGACTGGCCGAGGCCGGGTTCAAGGTCTCGCCCAGGCTGGCCGATCTCGTCGCCGCCGACGCCGACCGGCTGCGCCTGTTCCCGGCGACCGAGTCATATTTCTTTCCAGACGGCGGGCCCCCCACCGCGGGCGAAACACTGACCAACCCCGCCTATGCAGACACCCTGCGCCGCCTCGCTCAAGATGGCAGCCGGGCCGTCTATACCGGTGCCGTGGCCGAAGACATCGTCGCCGCCGTGCGCGGGGCAGAGGGCAATCCCGGCGTGCTGTCGACCATCGACCTCGCACTCTATCGGGTGAAGGAGCGCCCCGCGGTCTGCGTGGAATATCGCGCCCATGACGTCTGCGGAATGGGCCCGCCCTCCTCCGGCGGGCTGACGGTCGGTCAGATCCTAGGCTTGCTGGAACAATACGACCTTTCCGCGCTGGGGCCGGATAACCCTGAAAGCTGGCGTCTGGTCGGCGATGCGGCGCGGCTCGCCTTCGCAGACCGGGGTCGCTACATGGCCGACAGCGATTTCGTGCCGGTCCCGGTCGAGGGACTCGTGGACCCGGCCTACCTTGCCTCGCGCGCCCGGCTTCTGGCCGGCGACGACGCCCTGCCCGAGGTCGCGCCGGGCACACCGGAGTGGGACCATGCGCGGGCTTGGGCCGACGACGCCTCGATCGAGTTTCCGTCCACCTCGCATATCTCGATCGTCGATGCGGACGGCAACGCGCTTTCGATGACCACGACCATCGAGAACGGTTTCGGGTCGCGACTGTTCGTACGAGGCTTCCTGCTGAACAACGAACTGACGGATTTCTCCTTCCGGTCCCATGCCGACGGCCTGCCCATCGCCAACCGGGTCGCGCCAGGCAAGCGGCCGCGCTCGTCGATGGCACCGACCATCGTGCTGCGCGACGGCGCGCCGGTGCTGGTGATCGGCAGCCCTGGCGGCAGCCGGATCATCGGTTACGTGGCCCAGGCGATCATCGCCCATCTCGACTGGGACATGAACTTGCAAGAGGCCGTGGCGATGCCGCATCTCGTGAACCGCTTCGGCACTTACGACCTTGAGGCGGGCACCACCGCTTCCAACCTTGCACCCGCGCTAGCGCGGCTGGGCTACGAAACCCACCTGCGCGACCTGAACTCGGGCCTCCACGCGATCGCCGTCGGGTCAATCCTGCAGGGTGGCGCCGATCCTAGGCGGGAGGGGATCGCCCTCGGCGATTGA
- a CDS encoding polymer-forming cytoskeletal protein, with protein sequence MRSFGPAAIILFLAATPLAAQEEQEALDFGDDSFRAGGTVVFEATGTDDLFMAGETLRAQADISGSAHLAGRRVTMAGDVGQDAYLAGMDVVLEGEVAGDATLAGYDVRVGPVGGDLRVSGSKLSLEGAVAGYALVAGEKVRIDSVLNGDVGLSARELEFGEGARIEGRLILYEESQGTLEIPETVVPAERVERRDMSAWHDAAGERRGIGWAAAIGSFVTGVLVVSALAALIAAIIPQTLADMRRDLLARPFRNLGIGFVTQSALVGSAVLFALTIIGIFLSPAAVLVALLAGFAGYVVGVYAFGVGLLLAFGRPEPGSIGQRAVAGGIGALVAGLIALIPLLGWLFVLALVLAGIGAIMTRLLHRENAPAA encoded by the coding sequence ATGCGAAGCTTTGGACCGGCTGCGATCATCTTATTTCTGGCTGCGACGCCGCTTGCGGCGCAGGAGGAGCAGGAGGCCCTCGATTTCGGGGACGACAGCTTCCGCGCCGGGGGCACCGTCGTCTTCGAAGCCACCGGCACCGACGATCTGTTCATGGCGGGCGAAACACTGCGCGCGCAGGCTGACATCTCTGGCTCGGCCCATCTTGCCGGTCGCCGGGTGACGATGGCGGGCGACGTGGGCCAGGACGCCTACCTCGCCGGCATGGATGTCGTGCTGGAGGGCGAGGTCGCGGGCGACGCCACGCTGGCGGGCTACGATGTCCGCGTCGGCCCCGTGGGGGGCGATCTGCGGGTGTCGGGCTCCAAGCTGTCGCTGGAGGGGGCGGTTGCGGGCTACGCGCTGGTGGCCGGCGAAAAGGTGCGCATCGACTCGGTCCTGAACGGCGATGTGGGGCTCTCGGCGCGGGAGCTGGAGTTCGGTGAGGGCGCACGGATCGAGGGAAGGTTGATCCTCTACGAGGAAAGCCAAGGAACCCTCGAGATACCCGAAACCGTGGTGCCGGCGGAGCGGGTCGAGCGGCGCGACATGTCGGCGTGGCATGACGCGGCGGGCGAACGCAGGGGAATCGGGTGGGCCGCCGCAATCGGCAGCTTCGTGACCGGCGTGCTGGTGGTTTCGGCATTGGCCGCGCTGATCGCGGCGATCATTCCCCAGACGCTGGCCGACATGCGCCGCGACCTGCTCGCGCGTCCGTTCCGCAATCTCGGCATCGGGTTCGTCACGCAATCGGCGCTGGTCGGCTCGGCGGTCCTCTTCGCCTTGACCATCATCGGCATCTTTCTCAGCCCGGCGGCCGTGCTGGTCGCGTTGCTCGCCGGGTTCGCAGGTTATGTCGTCGGGGTCTATGCGTTCGGTGTCGGGCTCCTACTAGCGTTCGGGCGGCCCGAACCCGGCAGCATCGGCCAGCGCGCGGTCGCCGGCGGGATCGGCGCGCTGGTCGCCGGGCTGATCGCGCTCATCCCGCTGCTGGGATGGCTCTTCGTGCTCGCGCTTGTGCTGGCCGGGATCGGCGCGATCATGACCCGACTCCTGCATCGCGAAAATGCCCCGGCGGCCTGA
- a CDS encoding ABC transporter substrate-binding protein: MSLPYAPLPHRREVLHGLAALSVCGLAPALARTAAQAKSLTLWGIPASPSAVFARAAASDRLQAVSPGARFDIWTSTDQMRAGVASGDFALFAASTYAAANFYNRGAGTRMINVVTWGLLYVMARDDNVRTIGDLAGKTVLLSNRHEAPDLVFRMVLIWAGLDPDRDVRLDYVGSPGEAAPLFLAGRGDVALLHEPAATAALMRAEAEGVPIVRAIDLAEVYGRHTGRGPRIPQVGLAASARLCAEAPELVNAAHAACVEAGAWVRAHPEAAAAATAPLLGLPAAAVANSLRFVRLEVTAARAVRDDIDVYFGNLLALVPGILGHRLPDARFYWG; this comes from the coding sequence ATGAGCCTGCCTTACGCCCCCCTGCCCCACCGGCGCGAAGTTCTGCACGGTCTCGCGGCGCTGTCGGTCTGCGGTCTCGCCCCGGCCCTGGCCCGGACCGCAGCGCAGGCGAAATCGCTGACGCTATGGGGGATCCCGGCCTCGCCCTCTGCGGTCTTCGCCCGCGCCGCCGCGTCGGACAGGCTGCAGGCCGTCTCTCCCGGAGCACGGTTCGACATCTGGACAAGCACCGACCAGATGCGCGCCGGCGTGGCCTCCGGCGACTTCGCGCTGTTCGCCGCGTCGACCTACGCGGCAGCGAACTTTTACAACCGCGGCGCGGGCACGCGCATGATCAATGTCGTCACGTGGGGCCTGCTCTACGTGATGGCGCGGGACGACAACGTCCGCACCATCGGCGACCTCGCCGGCAAAACGGTCCTGCTGTCGAACCGGCACGAGGCGCCCGACCTGGTGTTCCGGATGGTCCTGATCTGGGCGGGGCTGGACCCCGACCGGGACGTCAGGCTCGACTATGTCGGCTCTCCAGGGGAGGCCGCGCCGCTTTTCCTGGCCGGGCGCGGCGACGTCGCGCTTCTGCACGAGCCGGCGGCCACCGCTGCGTTGATGCGGGCCGAGGCAGAGGGCGTGCCCATCGTCCGCGCCATCGATCTGGCCGAGGTCTATGGCCGCCATACTGGCCGCGGACCGCGAATTCCGCAGGTGGGGCTCGCGGCGAGCGCGCGCCTCTGCGCGGAGGCGCCCGAACTGGTGAACGCGGCGCATGCGGCCTGCGTCGAGGCCGGCGCCTGGGTGCGCGCCCATCCCGAAGCGGCGGCGGCGGCGACCGCTCCGCTGCTGGGCCTACCCGCCGCCGCCGTCGCGAACTCGCTGCGCTTCGTTCGGCTCGAGGTCACGGCGGCCCGCGCGGTGCGCGACGATATCGACGTGTATTTCGGCAATCTCCTCGCGCTCGTGCCTGGCATCTTAGGCCACCGCCTGCCCGACGCGCGTTTCTACTGGGGGTGA
- a CDS encoding DUF1194 domain-containing protein: protein MQRVLAWITAAALAAPAAADGIEVDLELVLMVDVSRSMTPRELDIQRRGYAAALRSDAVHAAVRSGLLQRIAVSYVEWSGTQEVIVPWRLLETRADLDAFAGALATEFHSALRRTSISEALIFGAAWIEANGYSGLRRVIDVSGDGPNNQGRPVTEARDRVLAEGIVINGLPLMTRDGMGSRWHLDDLDIYYETCVIGGPGAFAVPVRQWEDFPEAVRRKLVLEIAGTAARPDMVPAQGVPRAPRDCMIGEKLWRDRRGDWDMP from the coding sequence ATGCAGCGCGTCCTTGCCTGGATCACCGCCGCGGCCCTGGCCGCGCCGGCGGCCGCCGACGGCATCGAGGTAGACCTCGAACTGGTCCTAATGGTCGATGTCTCGCGGTCGATGACGCCGCGCGAGCTCGACATCCAGCGTCGCGGCTATGCCGCCGCATTGCGCTCGGACGCGGTCCATGCCGCGGTCCGGTCGGGACTGCTGCAACGCATCGCCGTCAGTTACGTGGAATGGTCGGGCACGCAGGAGGTGATCGTGCCTTGGCGCCTGCTCGAAACCCGCGCGGATCTCGACGCCTTCGCCGGCGCGCTTGCGACCGAGTTCCACTCGGCCCTCCGCAGGACATCGATTTCAGAGGCACTTATCTTCGGCGCGGCCTGGATAGAAGCGAACGGCTATAGCGGTCTTCGACGCGTGATCGACGTGTCCGGCGACGGGCCGAACAATCAGGGCCGGCCGGTGACGGAAGCCCGCGACAGGGTGCTGGCCGAAGGGATCGTTATCAACGGCCTGCCGCTGATGACGCGCGACGGCATGGGCAGCCGCTGGCACCTGGATGATCTCGACATCTATTACGAAACCTGCGTGATCGGTGGCCCCGGCGCATTCGCTGTGCCGGTGCGGCAGTGGGAGGATTTTCCAGAGGCGGTGCGGCGCAAGCTGGTTCTCGAGATCGCCGGGACCGCTGCACGACCCGACATGGTACCGGCGCAGGGCGTCCCCCGCGCCCCGCGCGACTGCATGATCGGCGAAAAGCTCTGGCGCGACCGGCGCGGCGATTGGGACATGCCGTAG
- a CDS encoding [FeFe] hydrogenase, group A, whose protein sequence is MCPSDHPIRDPAEATVSLSINGTACMGFPNETILACARRHDIYVPTLCELDDIDHIPGTCRVCVVEILQEGRDAPQIVTACNTPVREGLEVQTRSKRARDMQRLQVELLMADHLQDCATCIRHGDCELQDLAQFVGLRENRFFDRARTEARPIDLSSPAMVRDMTRCVRCQRCVAICRHHQEVDALVMEGTGLDRVVALRDADDYADSICVSCGQCVLVCPTGALGERDETDRALDMICDPDLVTVVQFAPAVRVAFGEEFGMAPGTNVEGQIVAACRKIGIDVVLDTNFAADVVIMEEGTELLTRLKEGRRPIFTSCCPGWINFAEIHFPEILPLLSSTKSPQQVLSTVAKTWLPEKLRVDPERLRVISIMPCVAKKDEAVRPQLTHDGVPETDVVLTTREFARLLRREGIDLKDLEPSGFDSPWMSEYSGAGAIFGTTGGVMEAAVRTIYAIVNGRELDRIELTQLRGFEGIREARVDLGGAVGEVKVAMVHGLGDTRKLVEKVLAGEADYDFIEVMACPGGCVDGGGSLRSKKAYLPLAQKRRETIYAVDRNARVRQSHNNPQVQALYREFLGAPNSELAHRLLHTSYEDRRRELTHTVKKIWDDITMSTMVY, encoded by the coding sequence ATGTGTCCGTCCGACCACCCGATCCGCGACCCTGCCGAGGCGACCGTGTCGCTCTCGATCAACGGCACCGCCTGCATGGGCTTCCCGAACGAGACGATCCTGGCCTGTGCGCGGCGTCACGACATCTACGTGCCGACGCTGTGCGAACTCGACGACATCGACCACATTCCGGGCACCTGCCGGGTCTGCGTGGTGGAGATCCTGCAAGAGGGCCGCGACGCCCCGCAGATCGTCACCGCCTGCAACACCCCCGTGCGCGAGGGGCTGGAGGTGCAGACGCGCTCGAAGCGCGCGCGCGACATGCAGCGGCTGCAGGTGGAACTGCTGATGGCCGACCACCTGCAGGACTGTGCCACCTGCATCCGCCACGGCGATTGCGAGTTGCAGGACCTGGCGCAATTCGTCGGGCTCAGGGAGAACCGCTTCTTCGACCGCGCCCGGACCGAGGCCCGGCCCATCGACCTGTCGTCGCCCGCGATGGTCCGCGACATGACCCGCTGCGTGCGCTGCCAGCGCTGCGTCGCGATCTGCCGTCACCACCAGGAGGTCGACGCGCTGGTGATGGAGGGTACCGGGCTCGACCGGGTGGTGGCGCTGCGCGATGCCGACGATTACGCCGATTCGATCTGCGTCTCCTGCGGGCAATGCGTGCTGGTCTGCCCCACCGGCGCGCTGGGCGAGCGGGACGAGACCGACCGCGCGCTCGACATGATCTGCGACCCGGACCTCGTGACCGTGGTCCAGTTCGCCCCCGCCGTCCGCGTTGCCTTCGGCGAGGAATTCGGCATGGCGCCCGGCACCAATGTCGAGGGGCAGATCGTCGCCGCCTGCCGCAAGATCGGCATCGACGTGGTGCTGGACACGAATTTCGCCGCAGATGTCGTCATCATGGAGGAAGGCACCGAGCTTCTGACACGGCTCAAGGAGGGGCGGCGGCCGATCTTCACCTCCTGCTGCCCGGGCTGGATCAACTTCGCGGAAATCCACTTCCCCGAAATCCTGCCGCTGTTGTCCTCGACCAAGTCGCCGCAGCAGGTGCTCTCGACCGTGGCCAAGACCTGGCTGCCCGAAAAGCTGCGGGTCGACCCCGAGCGCCTTCGCGTGATCTCGATCATGCCCTGCGTCGCCAAGAAGGACGAGGCGGTGCGCCCGCAACTGACCCATGACGGGGTGCCCGAGACCGATGTCGTGCTGACCACACGCGAATTCGCGCGGCTGTTGCGCCGCGAGGGGATCGACCTGAAGGACCTGGAACCCTCCGGCTTCGACAGCCCCTGGATGAGCGAGTATTCCGGCGCGGGGGCAATCTTCGGCACCACCGGCGGCGTGATGGAGGCGGCGGTGCGCACCATCTACGCCATCGTCAACGGCCGCGAGCTGGACCGGATCGAGCTGACGCAGCTTCGCGGGTTCGAGGGCATCCGCGAGGCGCGCGTCGATCTGGGCGGCGCGGTCGGCGAGGTGAAGGTGGCGATGGTCCACGGGCTCGGCGACACGCGCAAGCTGGTCGAGAAGGTGCTGGCGGGTGAGGCCGATTACGATTTCATCGAGGTCATGGCCTGCCCCGGCGGCTGCGTCGACGGGGGCGGCTCGCTGCGCTCGAAGAAAGCCTACCTACCGCTCGCGCAGAAGCGGCGCGAGACGATCTACGCCGTCGACCGCAACGCCAGGGTCCGCCAGTCGCACAACAACCCACAGGTCCAGGCGCTCTACCGCGAGTTCCTGGGCGCGCCGAATTCCGAACTGGCGCACCGCCTGCTGCACACCAGCTACGAGGACCGGCGGCGCGAACTGACGCATACCGTAAAGAAAATCTGGGACGACATCACCATGAGCACGATGGTGTACTAG